Sequence from the Balaenoptera acutorostrata chromosome 4, mBalAcu1.1, whole genome shotgun sequence genome:
GTTCCAGACCCTATATCTAAAACCTTTCCAAATCAAGTATATTTCGCTGCTTTTGTTTAATTCCCTAAAAGCCATAGCTTTTACATTTTCTGTCAGCACAAACTATCACCAGAAGTTCAATCAGTACAGGTAGGAAAAGAGCTCCCTTAACAATGTTTTTAactaatggtattttttttttttaaccttaccaatataagtatttttaaagttatatttttcagGGTCATGCAATGATTGTTCTTGTTTTCTCTCACAGAATAGATTGTCATGGGATAAAGAGTGGTCCCTAGCTATTATTTTTCCAAGTAAGTAGAACATGTTCTTGGGATTATActattaaatgttaattttctttaaaacaaaggagaaagatACTCTGCCAAAGTTTAATGTTAGTATTCAGATTGGGGTAGAGAACAAAAGTACTTGGTTTAACATTAGGATGACTCCAGTTGTGGTTTTTTTAGCTTCCAAGTGGGCTTTCCCACCCTTCTTAGGGAGGCACTGACTATTTTGAACACAGAGACTTGATTGGTTGAGTTGTTTTATATTGAGGATCCTGAACAGAAAGAGTCTTGGAAAGAAATTCTGGCCTTGGCATGAATGTTGGCCCCATCACCAGTGCTGGTGTCCACAAGGACGTTTTCCTCAATTGGTGTTCAGTATATTGTTTTCCTGTCTGAGTGTTATTAAATTGTTCAGTTATTTTGGCTTTTGTCATTAGCCAAATAAAGGAAAAGTGATTTTATGTAATGTtccattttctgtgtttttgaccttgtatacatgtgtatgatatgttttatgtatttggggcTTTTACCTGTACTATCAGTTCCTTTGCTTTTGCATCCTAATTTGGGGGTTTTACCTGTAtgatcatttcctttgcttttgcattttaatttgtctCCCCAGAATAACTCCATGACCGTATTATTGGAATTCCTTTTGCAACTTGGTACAGAAGACTAAAAAAGCCATTGTCCCACAAAGGGAGGCTGATCCAGATCTCCCAGGTCTAATGTCATCAGTGCCCTACTGACACATCTGTAAGGGAAAGAACACCTTTCACCTGTTCTTCAGAAGCCTGGTTTCTTCGAGAGTTTGGGCTCATACTATTTTGCCTGGCTGAGTTCTATTCCTGTTATTATACCAGTAAAACTATCACATACTCTTCCCCCTTTCATTTGCTTTGGGAAAGCTCAGAGTAACCTTTTAATATACAAGCTTTATGGGCTAATAGTGGCACACACAGAGGCAATGTGCCCAGTTGTAGAACATCAAACTCCATCCTGTTTGTTtattataaaacttaaaataccTTCCTCAGGCAAGATCCAAAACAATTTCATCCTATTGCATAGTTCACATTCGTCTCTACAGTCAAGTGTATATCATTAGCCAGCTTGCTCTGACAATGGAATCCATCCCCATTTGGTCAAGGTTGAGGAACAGTAAAGATATCTTGTGCCCATCTAATGAGTGCAGTGTCTCTTTCATTGTCCAAGCAATCCACCTCCAGCTTTGAGGTTCAAATCCAGGTTTGGAGAAGAGAAAGGTTCATATCCAACCTTGTCGTCTTTCCTTCGGTAGTATATTCGTGTCAGCACAGTTATCAGAAAAGTCTCCAGGATGAGGAGGTGGCAGTTCATCACTGCAGCATGGGGCAAAATATAATGTAGGTTATACTAACTTATAGAGGTGGTATACCACTAGCAGCCCTGGCGTATGAGTTGAACAACACTTTCTCCAATTTGTCCTCAAACCAGGACCTAGAGATACATTAAGTTGTCACAAGTAACATAGCAGGTTAATAGTAGAGCCAGAACCAGAACTTGGCCCTCTACCTCCTGCAATTTGAGGCTAgcattaaacatttcttttgcaTGTTTCATCAGCATGACTTCTGCTTCCTAACCACACCCATTGCTCTTCCTGGAGCTGAGGGTTGAACCCATGGCTTCCTGGGTTGGCCATCAGGGCTGGCCTCAAGCTGTGGGATTGCAGCTCTCCTCTGTGTGATCAGAGAGGTCAGTCTGCTTAGAGCTTCTGCTAGATTTCTTGCAGGTTCCTTTCTCAGTATTCTGAGCAGAACATTCTGAGTATTCTGAGATTGGCTGGCCCAACTTCTATTCTaatttcctctcctccctgaccTCCCCCTCTTGCCCCTCCTGGAATAGAGTAGGAGCTCCTATGTGCTCACCTTGAGAcctgattttagaagaaaagggaggcgAACAAGCAATCTGCCCACCGTTGGCCAAGACTGAGAAGATGGATGGCTGCAGGGCAGTCAGAATAAGGAGAACctgcagaagagaaaagagaagtgagGGTAGGGGCTCAGCATCCCCGGCACTGAGGCCGGCTGGCCCACTGCTGTGTTTGAGATGTGTCTTGTACTTGCCCTCTCTGAGTACACTTTTCTGAAGCACAGCCTCTTCAGGGCAGACTTGGCTTGTCTAGGCTTCCCCACAATAATCATGGGCAGGCTCGGCAATCACAGGGCTTTTACCCGCTAGCCTGACCCTGAGTGCTTCTGGGGCCCAGATCCTTTCTGTGCCCCTTCAGTCCCTTACTCCATTTTAGGCTCTTCTGTCCTCTGTCTTCCTCTGGACCCTCCAATtctacctactatgtgcctgtaAGCGGCACCTGCTTAGATCAAATGAGAATTTATGTGAAATCACTCTGTTAACTGTAAAGGAGTCATTGTGCCTTGGGAATAGGAGAAGGGCCCAGCAAGGAgacagaaagaatgaaatgagaagggaaacaaCATTGGGCTAGAAGTCACTGCATTTGGTGGAAAGGTTATCTCTGGGCTTAGAGAATGGAAAGtgtaaaaagtaaacaaacgTGAGTTTTAGAGAATTGTCAGAAAAGATGTGAAGATGAAGAGGCAGTGTGATAAGAAGAGATGTGGGTCTGGGAGTAGACAGATCTAGGTTTAAATTCCAGTCCCATCCCTTATGAGCCTTTGAACAAGCCCCATaacatctcagtttcctcatttgtaaaacagaaataataatgacTCTGAGGATGATAGtgaatttaaatgtaattaatgtATGGAAAGTGCCTAGTATGTGGTATAGATACTTCATAGTTGTAGCTGTGATAATGCTGATGTTTCTGGTGGTGATGAATTGCAGGTTTTTAGAAGTAATGggtagtaaagaaaagaaaaaagcaaaggtaTAAGAATTTAAGGTTTGATAATACATGTGTTATGGGTTGCATTGTGTCCTAACccttagtacctcagaatgtgaccttatttggaaaaagcatCATTGTTTTGGTAACTAattagatgtaattagttaagatgcgGTCATACTGGAGTAAGGTGGGTCCTTCCTtattccaatatgactgatgtccttataagaaaagagacACAAGACACAGACACATGAGGAGAGAATGCCATGTGACATGCCAGGGATGCCAAGGTTTGCTGCAAATCATCGGAAGCCAGGAATAGTCAAGGAAGGGTTCTCCCCCACAGTTTTCAGAGGAAACACGGGCCGCTGacatctggcctccagaactgtgagacaacacatttctgttgctttaagccacccagtttgtgatattTTGCTACAGCAACCCTTGGAAACTATTACAgcacagaaaagcaaaaactggGAAAGAGCAGGGATTCTTTTCCAAATCTCACAGGAAACCTAAGGCTTAAGAAGATTCCCAGACCCACTTTTATCCTTTATTAGTCTCAGCTCCTAACCCCTATTATTTGTGTCTCATTATTAACCATCTTTTCTCTCCCAGGGATAGTTACCTGGAACAGAACAAATTTGGCTCCTATGTTCTGCTCGCCCAGGTGCAGCTTGGCTTGACGAAAAAGAATGGCCAGGGTCCACAGAGCTGACAGGGTGGACACGCCAAGGAAAGTGTTGATCCATAGAGCCGTGCTCTTCTCCGAAATCTGGTGGCAGGCCAGAAAGTAGTCAGTGAGGAAGCAAgcccttttctcctccttttattTCCCCTCTCCCGTGGTGGGAAaggtaaaaaaaacccaaagccttGGCCCCTTCCCATTTCTTCTCTCCCTGTCAGAGTCCCTGAGCCTCTGCTTTTCCACAGCCACCCTGTCCCTGGGGCTACCCCATTCTTGGGGCCCTGAATTAGGGGATATTGGCTCCAGCTATTCCTTCTAGAGCTCAAAGGTATTTAATGAATCTTGGCCTCCGCTGCCCCTTACTCCTGACTTACATCTGCTGGGTCATAGATGCCATCAGGGAGGAGAAACAGGCCCACCAGGCTCAGTGTTATCTTGAAGAAGACATACTGGAAGGGGCCCAACATCAGCAGCTGAAGCTTTTTCCTGAAGTGGGAAGAGGGTTAGGAACATGGACCCACAAACCACCCACCCCAAGAAGACCTTCCAGTTCCCT
This genomic interval carries:
- the SLC51A gene encoding organic solute transporter subunit alpha, which codes for MEPDGTQIKLDPRYTADLLEVLKTNYSIPSACFSHPPTAAQLLRALGPAEISLTVIMTLLALGSVAIFLEDAVYLYKNTYCPIKRKTLLWSSSAPTIVSVFCCFGLWIPRALMLVEMAITSFYAMCFYLLMQVMVEGFGGKEAVVRTLKDTPMMIHTGPCCCCCPCCPKLMLTRKKLQLLMLGPFQYVFFKITLSLVGLFLLPDGIYDPADISEKSTALWINTFLGVSTLSALWTLAILFRQAKLHLGEQNIGAKFVLFQVLLILTALQPSIFSVLANGGQIACSPPFSSKIRSQVMNCHLLILETFLITVLTRIYYRRKDDKVGYEPFSSPNLDLNLKAGGGLLGQ